The stretch of DNA ATCAAGCCTTTCCCTACTTGTCTGGTGGAGGTCAGCAGTAAGGCAGGGAGAAAACGATCAAGATATACCGTGATTTTCTCCCAATCCTTACAAATGAAAAAAGTCCCAAGCAAGGCAAAAATACAGACGCTTATATAAAGCGGAGCCTTGCCGATCAGCATCGGGACAGCTTCCAGTGCTGCTTGGATTCCTTCACCGAGAGTAGAGGAAAGATGCTGGATGACAGCTTGGAGATTCTCATCCAAAGCTTCTTGCTGGCCGGGATTCAAATCCTGCTGGAAAGACATCAGCCGCTCATAATAAGGAACAATATATAATTCCGCGAGTCTTTGTACATAGTTTACAAAATCGCTGAAATGAACGGGTACGGTCTTGGCTAGATAGGCAGCTCCTTGAGCGATTTCATTCACTGCCAATGCAAGTCCGCCAAGGCATAACCCCAAAAAAATTAGTAAGATAAGCCCGACAGCAGCCGTCCTGTTCAGGGCTGTCTTCCGTTCGATCAAGCGGACAGCTGGATTCATCAGGATGGCGAGGATGAGAGAGATGATAAATGGATATACATAAGGAGCGGCCAGCAGAATGATTGCAATACTGCCGGCAGTCGATCCCAGTACGATGCATAATCGCAGCAGCTGGTGAAGAGTTGTCATTTGCATGGGCCCACATCCTTTATCGTCGTATAGAAAGTTTGGAGGAATAAATTTTGTTAAATACATCATCATTATTTTTAGTAATCATACTTATCTTGGGAATCGTCGGTAAGAACCAATCCATTACAATCGCAGCATACATCCTGCTCGGTATCAAAGTCCTGCAGCTGGATGATAAACTGTTCCCCTTCCTTGCTTCGAAAGGATTGAGTATCGGGATAACCGTTCTTACGATTGCGGTGCTTGTCCCCATAGCAAACGGTGAAATCGGGTTCAAGGATTTATATGCGAGTGTGAAGTCATATTATGCATGGATAGCCTTGGCAGCAGGTATCCTGGTGGCGGTGCTCGGCAAATATGGCGTCAATCTGATGTCTACGGATCCGCAGGTGACAGTGGCGCTCGTCATCGGAACGATCCTTGCAGTGGTGCTATTGAACGGCGTGGCAGTAGGACCGCTGATCGGAGCGGGAATCGCTTATATGGTGCTTCAGATCATCGGACTATTTACAAAATGACAAAAATTTGATAATAATCAAATAATAAAGAAAACAAAAAAATTAAAACGTTTTCATTTCACAAACTCAAATATTATGTTTATAATGAAAGTGCTTCACTCAAATATCTAGCAACTTGAAGTTTTTATTACACATGTTAGCGTTTTGACTTTTACTAAAGGGGAGAGATTAACATGGCAGTAGTTAAGGGGCTTGAAGGTGTTGTTGCTGCAGAATCCAAGATCAGCTCGATCATTGACGATCAGTTGACTTATGCAGGCTATAGCATCGATGATCTTGCTAGTAATTCCAGTTTCGAGGAAGTAATTTATTTGTTATGGCATGATGAGCTGCCGACTGAGGAGCAGCTTGCCCAGCTAAGAGGGGAATTGGCTGCGCAGGCTAAGCTTCCTGAGCCGGTCATCGAACATTTGAGATCATGTGATTTGAAAGCGGTTCACCCGATGGCGGCACTCCGCACGGCTGTATCCCTGCTCGGTTTGTATGATGAAGATGCAGAAGTGAATACGCCGGAAGCGAATGCCAAAAAGGCAATCCGTCTTCAGGCGCAGATCGCGACACTGGTAGCGGCATTTTCCCGCCTGCGTTCCGGTCAGGAACCGGTGGCA from Terribacillus sp. FSL K6-0262 encodes:
- a CDS encoding DUF441 domain-containing protein produces the protein MLNTSSLFLVIILILGIVGKNQSITIAAYILLGIKVLQLDDKLFPFLASKGLSIGITVLTIAVLVPIANGEIGFKDLYASVKSYYAWIALAAGILVAVLGKYGVNLMSTDPQVTVALVIGTILAVVLLNGVAVGPLIGAGIAYMVLQIIGLFTK
- the ytvI gene encoding sporulation integral membrane protein YtvI is translated as MQMTTLHQLLRLCIVLGSTAGSIAIILLAAPYVYPFIISLILAILMNPAVRLIERKTALNRTAAVGLILLIFLGLCLGGLALAVNEIAQGAAYLAKTVPVHFSDFVNYVQRLAELYIVPYYERLMSFQQDLNPGQQEALDENLQAVIQHLSSTLGEGIQAALEAVPMLIGKAPLYISVCIFALLGTFFICKDWEKITVYLDRFLPALLLTSTRQVGKGLMRACIGFLKAQALLLILTFVIMCSGFAVLRIEHPIATAFFISLIDVVPYLGTGIVFVPWILYSFLSGNFSLTIGLAVLYLVIVLQRQLMEPNLLSIQIGLHPLATLIAVFAGFQLLGFIGLLAGPVLLVVLHTLHHTGVLRILWKYIKYGNQH